Proteins encoded in a region of the Halarcobacter mediterraneus genome:
- a CDS encoding ExbD/TolR family protein, producing MKRREHLGIDLTPIIDVVFILLIFFIVTSVFKKDELALMLDLPEADAKATKIDEDQVFIEVNRNKLAIKGIEVSFESLEDNLKEIKNNKKPIIIRIDKKVEYERVVKILDLLQKYNLNNLALVTREE from the coding sequence ATGAAACGAAGAGAGCACTTAGGAATAGACTTAACACCTATTATTGATGTTGTTTTTATTCTTCTAATATTTTTTATTGTTACTTCAGTATTCAAAAAAGATGAACTTGCTCTTATGCTTGATTTACCTGAAGCAGATGCAAAGGCTACAAAAATTGATGAAGACCAAGTTTTTATAGAAGTAAATAGAAACAAACTTGCCATAAAAGGGATTGAAGTATCTTTTGAATCACTTGAAGATAATTTAAAAGAAATCAAAAATAATAAAAAACCTATAATAATTAGAATTGATAAAAAAGTTGAATATGAAAGAGTTGTAAAAATTTTAGATTTACTTCAAAAATATAATTTAAATAACTTAGCCCTTGTTACAAGGGAAGAATAA
- a CDS encoding DUF779 domain-containing protein, with protein sequence MKIKRVIATDEAKKVIELLKEKHGELVFNQSGGCCDGTAPMCYEKTDFYVPSRNVKLGEICNCEFFIDHEQFEYFRHSQIIVDVKKEQGAFGNSFSLEIDEGYQFLTKSRIFSDEEYRRV encoded by the coding sequence ATGAAAATAAAAAGAGTAATTGCAACTGATGAAGCAAAAAAAGTAATTGAGTTATTAAAAGAAAAACATGGAGAACTTGTTTTTAACCAAAGTGGAGGATGTTGTGATGGTACTGCTCCCATGTGTTATGAAAAAACAGATTTTTATGTACCAAGTAGAAATGTGAAATTGGGAGAAATCTGTAATTGTGAATTTTTTATTGACCACGAACAATTTGAGTATTTTAGACACTCTCAGATAATAGTTGATGTAAAAAAAGAACAAGGTGCTTTTGGAAACTCTTTTTCTTTGGAAATTGATGAAGGATACCAATTTCTTACAAAATCAAGAATTTTTAGTGATGAAGAGTATAGAAGAGTATAA
- a CDS encoding aldehyde dehydrogenase family protein, with translation MVFNKPNFKPQYENFIGGEWVAPKSGEYFDNVSPVDGDVLTRIPRSNEEDVELAVQAAKTAFESYKKTSVIERSTMLNKVADAIEANLEALAIAETLDNGKTVRETLNADVPLVVDHFRYFASVIRAESGTVSDLDETTVSQEIYEPYGVVAQIIPWNFPLLMAAWKLAPALAAGNCVVMKPASATPKSILLLMETIQDVLPKGVVNIINGSGGKIGKYLSTHPDVKKVGFTGETTTGQLIMQYATENIIPSTLELGGKSPNVFFESIMDADDEFFDKAIEGLVLFAFNSGEVCTCPSRALIQESIYEPFMKRVLERIEAIKLGDPLDTENMMGAQCSQSQKEKILEYIKIGKEEGAECLIGGEAYESAKHPNGYYIKPTIFKGHNKMRIFQEEIFGPVLAVTTFKDEEEAIEIANDTIYGLGSGVWSRDAHQLHKVSRAIEAGRVWVNCYHLYPSHASFGGYKKSGIGRETHMMMLNSYRHTKNILTSYSKNALGFF, from the coding sequence ATGGTATTTAATAAACCAAATTTCAAACCTCAGTATGAGAACTTTATTGGTGGGGAGTGGGTTGCTCCAAAAAGTGGTGAATATTTTGATAATGTATCTCCTGTTGATGGAGATGTTTTAACAAGAATCCCAAGGTCAAATGAAGAAGATGTTGAATTAGCTGTTCAAGCAGCAAAAACTGCTTTTGAATCTTATAAAAAAACTTCAGTAATAGAAAGAAGTACAATGCTAAATAAAGTTGCAGATGCAATTGAAGCAAATCTTGAAGCTTTAGCTATTGCTGAAACATTAGATAATGGTAAAACAGTAAGAGAAACTTTAAATGCAGATGTTCCTTTAGTTGTTGATCACTTTAGATATTTTGCTTCAGTAATTAGAGCAGAGTCAGGTACTGTTTCTGATTTAGATGAAACTACAGTATCACAAGAAATTTATGAGCCATATGGAGTTGTTGCACAAATTATTCCTTGGAACTTCCCATTATTAATGGCTGCTTGGAAATTGGCTCCTGCATTAGCTGCTGGAAATTGTGTAGTTATGAAACCAGCATCAGCTACTCCAAAATCAATTCTTTTATTAATGGAAACTATTCAAGATGTTCTTCCAAAAGGTGTTGTAAATATTATTAATGGTTCAGGTGGAAAAATAGGTAAATATTTATCAACACACCCAGATGTAAAAAAAGTAGGATTTACTGGTGAAACTACTACAGGTCAGTTAATTATGCAATATGCAACTGAAAATATTATTCCTTCTACTTTAGAGCTTGGTGGAAAATCTCCAAATGTATTCTTTGAGTCAATTATGGATGCAGACGATGAGTTTTTTGATAAAGCAATTGAAGGTTTAGTTTTATTTGCATTTAACTCAGGGGAAGTTTGTACTTGCCCATCAAGAGCCTTAATTCAAGAATCAATTTATGAACCATTTATGAAAAGAGTATTAGAAAGAATCGAAGCAATTAAATTAGGTGATCCTTTGGATACTGAAAATATGATGGGTGCTCAGTGTTCTCAAAGTCAAAAAGAAAAGATTTTAGAATATATTAAAATTGGTAAAGAAGAAGGTGCTGAGTGTCTAATCGGTGGTGAAGCTTATGAATCAGCTAAACATCCAAATGGATATTATATTAAACCTACAATCTTTAAAGGTCATAATAAAATGAGAATATTCCAAGAAGAAATTTTTGGACCAGTTCTAGCTGTAACAACTTTTAAAGATGAAGAAGAAGCAATAGAAATTGCAAATGATACTATTTATGGACTTGGTTCTGGTGTATGGTCAAGGGATGCGCATCAATTACATAAAGTAAGTAGAGCAATTGAAGCAGGTAGAGTTTGGGTAAATTGTTACCACTTATATCCTTCTCATGCTTCATTTGGTGGATATAAAAAATCAGGTATTGGTAGAGAAACTCATATGATGATGTTAAATTCTTATAGACATACAAAAAATATCTTAACTTCTTACAGTAAAAATGCTTTAGGATTTTTTTAA
- a CDS encoding FIST N-terminal domain-containing protein: MKTYNYIYQNNQFQNEIDYSLFKNKKNILIQIFCGQNISTLEYITNLLNKHLPQAICIGSTTDGEIKDNNVSTLGTMVAISVFENTTLKISIKNSENSFENGYEIAKDIITDNTKLIITFTDSTSTNGEDYLKGISSFNNSIMVCGGMAGDNGKFSKTYISAGKTIIDKGAVAVSLNSDILQVKNDIKHGWSPIGIEHTIDKIEGNRIYRISGMKAIDFYKKYLGNGNLHTFTEFPLMIKKAGISIARAAVTRYPDGSLGCGGGLREGDKVRLGIADAELIINTPFKYLEDIDSHPTESFFIYSCMARRRYMQKLTLLEIEPFTSIATTSGFFTNAEFFHENNKNELMNQTITLVGLSENPQSVEKPILSNNISNTQDISYAKTIQALTSLIQQSAKDQNEQAIALQKQIEYSETLLKNQKLFLKHSVHETNTPLSVIMSNIDLHEMEFGKNKYLENIEVAIKNLFSIYDDLSYLVKKDQVEYKVYTIDLIDFVRSRVNFFRNVAANMTNSRFLFRSNKVKVFIDFSESKLQRIIDNTLTNAIKYSYEGEIIKVDLESEGECIRFSVSSKSRRIQNPKKIFEEYYREEHSKDGFGLGLNLVKRICEEEGVLIKVNSNIEQTTFSYSFKGCK, from the coding sequence ATGAAAACTTACAATTATATATATCAAAATAATCAATTTCAAAATGAAATAGATTATTCTTTATTTAAAAATAAAAAAAATATACTTATACAAATTTTTTGTGGTCAAAACATAAGTACTTTGGAGTATATTACTAATTTATTAAATAAACATCTTCCCCAAGCCATTTGTATTGGTTCTACAACAGATGGAGAAATAAAAGATAATAACGTTTCAACTTTAGGAACAATGGTAGCTATTTCTGTTTTTGAAAATACTACTTTAAAAATATCAATAAAAAATAGTGAGAATTCTTTTGAAAATGGTTATGAAATTGCAAAAGACATTATTACAGATAATACAAAATTAATTATTACTTTTACAGATAGTACTTCTACAAATGGAGAGGATTATTTAAAAGGAATTAGTTCTTTTAATAATTCAATTATGGTTTGTGGAGGAATGGCAGGAGACAATGGAAAATTTTCAAAAACTTATATTAGTGCAGGAAAAACAATAATTGATAAAGGAGCTGTTGCAGTTTCATTAAACTCTGATATTTTACAAGTTAAAAATGATATAAAACATGGTTGGTCTCCTATAGGTATAGAACATACAATTGATAAGATTGAAGGTAATAGAATTTATAGAATATCAGGTATGAAAGCAATTGACTTTTATAAAAAATATTTAGGAAATGGTAACTTACATACTTTTACAGAATTTCCATTAATGATTAAAAAAGCAGGTATATCAATAGCAAGAGCAGCTGTCACAAGATATCCAGATGGAAGCTTAGGTTGTGGTGGTGGATTAAGAGAAGGAGATAAGGTAAGATTAGGTATTGCTGATGCTGAACTAATTATTAATACTCCTTTTAAATATTTAGAAGATATAGACTCTCACCCTACTGAGAGTTTTTTTATTTATTCTTGTATGGCAAGGCGTAGGTATATGCAAAAGCTTACTTTACTAGAAATTGAACCTTTCACTTCAATAGCTACTACTTCAGGTTTTTTTACAAATGCCGAGTTTTTCCATGAAAACAACAAAAATGAATTAATGAATCAAACAATTACCTTAGTTGGTCTTTCTGAAAACCCTCAATCAGTTGAAAAACCTATACTATCTAACAATATTAGTAATACTCAGGATATTTCTTATGCAAAAACAATTCAAGCTTTAACTAGCCTAATTCAACAAAGTGCAAAAGATCAAAATGAACAGGCAATTGCCCTACAAAAACAAATTGAATATTCTGAAACTCTTTTAAAAAATCAAAAATTATTTTTAAAACATTCTGTTCATGAAACAAATACTCCTTTATCTGTAATTATGAGTAATATTGATTTACATGAAATGGAATTTGGTAAAAATAAATATCTAGAAAATATTGAAGTTGCTATTAAAAATCTTTTTTCAATTTATGATGATTTAAGTTATCTTGTAAAAAAAGACCAAGTAGAATATAAGGTTTATACTATTGATTTAATTGATTTTGTTAGAAGTAGAGTAAATTTTTTTAGAAATGTTGCTGCAAATATGACTAATTCAAGATTTTTATTTAGAAGTAATAAAGTTAAGGTTTTTATAGATTTTAGTGAGAGTAAACTCCAAAGAATTATTGATAATACCCTTACAAATGCTATTAAGTATTCTTATGAAGGTGAAATAATAAAAGTAGACTTAGAAAGTGAAGGTGAATGTATAAGGTTCTCTGTTTCAAGTAAGTCAAGAAGGATACAAAATCCTAAAAAAATATTTGAAGAATATTACAGAGAAGAACATTCAAAGGATGGTTTTGGACTAGGTTTAAACTTAGTAAAAAGAATTTGTGAAGAAGAAGGTGTTTTAATTAAAGTAAATTCAAATATAGAACAAACAACTTTTTCTTACTCGTTTAAAGGATGTAAATGA
- a CDS encoding response regulator transcription factor yields the protein MKILLLEDDIMLNKAITQYLESTGHKIISVIDGNSCIESLNNESFDLLVFDINVPDQDGLSILEDLHKQKKMVPTIFISALIDIEDITRAFDIGCHDYLKKPFHLKELTLRINKILKTRLVPQEHKRLSESYSYDSKEMILYFNKEPHILPKRQIQIIDLLAANRSLVCNYDMFRDYVWNDDYIDNATIRAEVNRVKKVLKEDFIINIRGIGYMVERPM from the coding sequence ATGAAAATATTATTACTTGAAGACGATATTATGTTAAATAAAGCAATTACTCAATACCTTGAATCAACAGGGCATAAAATTATTTCCGTAATTGATGGAAACTCATGTATAGAGTCTCTAAATAATGAAAGTTTTGACCTTTTGGTATTTGATATAAATGTTCCAGATCAAGATGGTTTATCAATTTTGGAAGATTTACACAAACAAAAAAAGATGGTTCCAACTATATTTATTTCTGCACTTATTGATATAGAAGATATCACTAGAGCTTTTGACATTGGCTGCCATGATTACTTAAAAAAACCCTTTCATTTAAAAGAATTAACCCTAAGAATTAATAAAATTTTAAAAACAAGACTTGTACCACAAGAGCATAAAAGACTTTCGGAATCATATAGTTATGATTCAAAAGAAATGATTTTATATTTTAATAAAGAACCTCATATTCTACCTAAAAGGCAAATCCAAATTATAGATTTACTTGCTGCTAATAGAAGTTTAGTTTGTAATTATGATATGTTTAGAGATTATGTCTGGAATGATGATTATATAGATAATGCAACTATTAGAGCTGAAGTAAATAGAGTTAAAAAAGTTTTAAAAGAGGATTTTATTATAAATATTAGAGGTATTGGTTATATGGTTGAAAGACCTATGTAG
- the pqqE gene encoding pyrroloquinoline quinone biosynthesis protein PqqE produces the protein METKIKPPLWLLLELTHKCPLECTYCYNQLDFAKTQDSMKKEDWFRVLQEARNMGAVQLGISGGEPLLNKDLLEIVKKASDLKFYTNLITSGLGRDLSIVKKLKEAGLKTVQLAIQSANEKTSMLITNNKNALKDKIAFAKECKKNGLQLIVNSCITRQNIAEVGEIIEFAESLGANYLEIANIQYYGWALKNINALLPTEEQLKKAKEVTDYYREKRKDMKVFFVVPDYYATRPKACMNGWGSTFLTINPDGVALPCNTANTLPLKFPNVKEYSIKEVWEESEAFNYYRGDKWMKSTCRTCPEKEKDFGGCRCQAFALTGDMHEADPVCDKSIYHNKVLQKVEEALVSSEKPIYRNRINSIKFSS, from the coding sequence ATGGAAACTAAAATTAAGCCACCTCTTTGGTTACTTCTTGAGTTAACTCACAAATGTCCTTTAGAGTGTACTTATTGTTATAATCAATTGGATTTTGCTAAAACACAAGATTCTATGAAAAAAGAAGATTGGTTTAGAGTTTTGCAAGAAGCTAGAAATATGGGTGCTGTACAATTAGGGATTAGTGGAGGAGAACCTTTACTAAATAAAGATTTATTAGAAATAGTTAAAAAAGCAAGTGATTTAAAGTTTTATACAAACCTAATAACCTCTGGATTAGGAAGAGATTTAAGTATCGTAAAAAAGCTAAAAGAAGCAGGTTTAAAAACTGTACAGTTAGCAATCCAATCAGCAAATGAAAAAACTTCTATGCTAATTACAAATAATAAAAATGCTTTGAAGGATAAAATAGCTTTTGCAAAAGAGTGCAAAAAAAATGGCTTACAACTTATTGTTAATAGCTGTATAACAAGACAAAATATAGCTGAGGTAGGAGAAATAATTGAATTTGCAGAATCTTTAGGGGCAAACTATTTAGAAATAGCAAATATTCAATATTATGGATGGGCCTTAAAAAATATAAATGCTCTTTTGCCTACAGAAGAACAGTTGAAAAAAGCTAAAGAAGTAACTGATTATTATCGAGAAAAAAGAAAAGATATGAAAGTTTTTTTTGTAGTACCTGATTATTATGCAACAAGACCAAAAGCCTGTATGAATGGTTGGGGTAGTACTTTTTTGACAATAAACCCTGATGGAGTTGCTCTTCCTTGTAATACTGCAAATACTTTACCTTTGAAATTTCCAAATGTTAAAGAATATTCTATAAAAGAAGTTTGGGAAGAATCAGAAGCTTTTAATTATTATAGGGGTGATAAATGGATGAAATCTACTTGTAGAACTTGTCCTGAAAAAGAAAAAGATTTTGGGGGTTGTAGATGTCAAGCCTTTGCTTTAACAGGTGATATGCATGAAGCTGACCCTGTTTGTGATAAATCAATTTATCATAATAAAGTTTTACAAAAAGTAGAAGAAGCTTTAGTAAGTAGTGAAAAGCCTATTTATAGAAATAGAATTAACTCTATTAAATTTTCTAGTTAA
- the pqqD gene encoding pyrroloquinoline quinone biosynthesis peptide chaperone PqqD: MHKEKLLVINEHFQLQYEEAQECFVLLYPEGMVQLNQSAGEIMNLCDGTNTSIDITNILEKKFNIKDLQKDVVAFLEEAINRKWVFYGN; encoded by the coding sequence ATGCACAAAGAAAAATTACTAGTAATTAATGAACATTTTCAATTACAATATGAAGAAGCGCAAGAGTGTTTTGTACTTTTATATCCAGAAGGAATGGTTCAATTAAATCAAAGTGCTGGTGAAATAATGAATCTTTGTGATGGAACAAATACTTCAATTGATATTACAAATATCTTAGAAAAAAAGTTCAATATAAAAGATTTACAAAAAGATGTAGTAGCCTTTTTAGAAGAAGCAATAAATAGAAAGTGGGTGTTTTATGGAAACTAA
- the pqqC gene encoding pyrroloquinoline-quinone synthase PqqC, with amino-acid sequence MSKVLNKNDFELKLRDMGRMYHIHHPFHIRMYQGECSKEEIQGWVANRFYYQTAIPIKDAAIMSNNPPLEDRRKWIDRIIDHDSVGGGIEAWLELGEAVGLKKEDLLSHKFVLPAVKFAVDAYVNFAKQSPWKEAAMSSLTEMFAPQIHQQRLDTWPKNYPWIEQKGLRYFQKRLSEARRDVQHGLSLTLEEFNTLQLQERACEILQFKLDILWTICDALYLAYELKRPPYFNIKDCHAQRKITSN; translated from the coding sequence ATGAGTAAAGTACTAAATAAAAATGATTTTGAATTAAAATTAAGAGATATGGGACGAATGTATCATATTCATCATCCCTTTCACATAAGAATGTATCAAGGCGAGTGTTCAAAAGAGGAGATACAAGGTTGGGTTGCAAACAGATTTTATTATCAAACAGCTATTCCTATTAAAGATGCAGCAATTATGTCAAATAATCCACCGTTAGAAGATAGAAGAAAGTGGATTGATAGAATTATAGACCATGATAGTGTGGGTGGAGGAATTGAAGCTTGGTTAGAACTTGGAGAAGCAGTTGGTTTAAAAAAAGAGGATTTACTTTCTCATAAATTTGTTTTACCAGCTGTTAAATTTGCTGTTGATGCTTATGTAAACTTTGCAAAACAATCTCCTTGGAAAGAAGCTGCTATGTCTTCTTTAACTGAAATGTTTGCACCTCAAATTCATCAACAAAGACTTGATACTTGGCCTAAAAATTATCCTTGGATAGAACAAAAAGGATTAAGATATTTTCAAAAAAGATTAAGTGAAGCAAGAAGAGATGTTCAACATGGACTATCTTTAACTTTGGAAGAGTTTAATACTTTACAGTTGCAAGAAAGAGCTTGTGAAATTTTACAATTTAAATTAGATATTTTGTGGACTATTTGCGATGCTTTATATTTAGCATATGAATTAAAAAGACCACCTTACTTTAATATTAAGGATTGTCATGCACAAAGAAAAATTACTAGTAATTAA
- the pqqB gene encoding pyrroloquinoline quinone biosynthesis protein PqqB: MRIEILGSSAGGGLPQFNCNCNNCKGYREGKKSIKRRTQSSITISEDGENWVLFNTSPDILEQIHNSSFLHPTKPRETKIKAIIFIDAQIDHTTGLLMLREGCPHEVYCTKEVNEELNTSFPLFKMLEHWDGGGTIYNEIIPNSKSFELPIMPNHEFYALPLISNAPPYSKYRDKPRSGDNIGIVVKNKLTGKKLFYLPGLGVLEKHIIKEMSQADILLVDGTLWTNDEMIKNGFSQKLGTDMGHIPLSGEHGLIKILDTLDKPRKILIHINNTNPILDETSKEYTELISHDIEISYDGMSIEI, from the coding sequence ATGAGAATAGAAATTTTAGGTTCTAGTGCAGGAGGAGGACTTCCTCAGTTTAATTGTAATTGTAATAATTGTAAAGGTTATAGAGAAGGTAAAAAGAGTATAAAAAGAAGAACTCAAAGTTCTATTACTATTAGTGAAGATGGTGAAAATTGGGTTTTATTTAATACTTCCCCTGATATTTTGGAACAAATACATAATTCATCTTTTTTACATCCTACAAAACCAAGAGAAACTAAAATTAAAGCAATTATTTTTATAGATGCTCAAATTGACCATACTACTGGACTTTTGATGCTACGAGAAGGCTGTCCCCATGAAGTTTATTGTACTAAAGAAGTTAATGAAGAACTTAATACTTCTTTCCCTTTATTTAAAATGTTAGAGCATTGGGATGGAGGAGGAACTATTTATAATGAAATTATTCCAAATTCAAAATCTTTTGAACTTCCTATTATGCCTAATCATGAATTTTATGCACTTCCTCTTATTTCAAATGCGCCTCCATATTCTAAATATAGAGATAAACCTAGAAGTGGAGATAATATTGGAATAGTAGTGAAAAATAAACTTACAGGTAAAAAACTTTTTTATCTTCCAGGTTTAGGAGTTTTAGAAAAACATATTATTAAAGAAATGTCTCAAGCTGATATTTTATTAGTTGATGGAACTTTGTGGACAAATGATGAAATGATAAAAAATGGATTTTCACAAAAACTTGGAACAGATATGGGACATATACCATTATCTGGAGAACATGGACTTATTAAAATACTAGATACTTTAGATAAACCTAGAAAAATATTAATTCATATAAATAACACAAATCCAATTTTAGATGAAACAAGTAAAGAATATACTGAACTTATCTCCCATGATATAGAGATATCTTATGATGGAATGAGTATAGAAATATAA
- the pqqA gene encoding pyrroloquinoline quinone precursor peptide PqqA — MKWETPTFVDNRFGFEVTMYICHE, encoded by the coding sequence ATGAAATGGGAAACACCTACATTTGTTGATAATAGATTTGGTTTTGAAGTTACAATGTATATTTGTCATGAATAA
- a CDS encoding pentapeptide repeat-containing protein gives MKNMILILLVFFSFCKADINEELYPTINGCKLEPKTNCPNVDLSNQNLSDLDLKDSNLEGANFEGAVLDGVDLSHSKLKGANFKNAKLRHAILNQSDMSRTNLENVNLARADLRHANIRATKAYNANFDGVNAWALFGQGGKYDGASFYGANLNFARMSGASMKDCNFQASNLEAARMGSIDFSGSNFTNANLQEVKIPNSSLYKANLTGARLHYGNFADVLMDKCINCPVDW, from the coding sequence ATGAAAAATATGATTTTAATATTATTAGTGTTTTTTTCTTTTTGTAAGGCTGACATTAATGAAGAACTTTATCCTACTATAAATGGATGTAAGTTAGAACCTAAAACAAATTGTCCTAATGTTGATTTGAGTAATCAAAACTTATCAGACTTGGATTTAAAAGATTCTAATTTAGAGGGTGCAAATTTTGAAGGTGCAGTTTTAGATGGAGTTGATTTAAGTCATTCTAAATTAAAAGGTGCAAATTTTAAAAATGCTAAATTAAGACATGCAATATTAAACCAATCAGATATGAGTAGGACTAATTTAGAAAATGTGAATTTAGCAAGGGCAGATTTAAGGCATGCAAATATTAGAGCTACAAAAGCTTATAATGCAAATTTTGATGGAGTAAATGCTTGGGCACTTTTTGGACAAGGTGGAAAGTATGATGGAGCATCATTTTATGGTGCAAACTTAAATTTTGCACGAATGAGTGGAGCAAGTATGAAAGATTGTAATTTTCAAGCTTCTAATTTAGAAGCAGCAAGAATGGGAAGTATAGATTTTTCAGGTTCAAACTTCACAAATGCAAATTTACAGGAAGTTAAAATTCCTAACTCTTCTTTATATAAAGCAAATTTAACAGGAGCAAGATTGCATTATGGTAATTTTGCAGATGTTTTAATGGATAAATGTATTAATTGTCCAGTTGATTGGTAA